Proteins encoded within one genomic window of Rhododendron vialii isolate Sample 1 chromosome 1a, ASM3025357v1:
- the LOC131323835 gene encoding protein DETOXIFICATION 41-like has protein sequence MGFVVLLARAMDTMDSEEHQQLSLLRRPSGGNEGVSGLSSVEVERILEHKPVPLRRYVRLVGWESRSLWLLSWASIIVSVCNYMLSFVTLTFSGQLGALELAGASIAMVGTQGLAYGIMLGMASAVQTVCGQAYGAKQYDSMGIICQRAIILHLGAAILLTFLYWYFGQLLALIRQANDIIVVAKIFARGMIPQLYAFAISCPMMRFLQAQNIVNPLAYMSSGVLLLHIFLTWAVVCFLDFGLLGASLTLSFSWWLLVLLQALYILLSPSCKRTWTGFSVKAVYGIWPYFKLTIASAVMLCLEIWYNQGLVLISGLLPNPTISLDSLSICLNYWTWDIEFMLGLSAAVSIRIGNELGAGNPMVARFSMVVVVMISILISICFSAIVIIFQVGLSKLFTSDAEVIAAVSNLTPLLAISVFLNGVQPILSGVAIGSGWQAVVAYVNLTTYYVIGLPIGCVLGFKTDLGAAGLWWGMIIGVLLQTATLIFITARTNWNSEVAKAADRLKKSGNEEALEQSEGAC, from the exons ATGGGTTTTGTAGTACTATTAGCTAGGGCAATGGACACAATGGACTCAGAAGAGCACCAGCAGCTCTCACTGCTGCGGCGGCCATCCGGAGGAAATGAAGGAGTTTCTGGTTTGTCCTCGGTCGAAGTCGAACGAATCTTGGAACATAAACCCGTGCCTCTCCGACGTTACGTTCGGCTCGTCGGATGGGAGTCGAGGTCCCTGTGGCTCCTATCATGGGCTTCGATTATTGTTTCCGTTTGTAATTACATGCTCAGTTTTGTGACCTTAACTTTTTCTGGGCAATTGGGTGCACTGGAGCTTGCTGGTGCCTCCATTGCTATGGTGGGGACTCAAGGACTTGCTTATGGGATCATG TTGGGAATGGCTAGTGCCGTGCAAACCGTCTGCGGCCAAGCATACGGCGCAAAGCAATACGACTCAATGGGCATAATTTGCCAGAGGGCGATAATCCTTCACTTGGGAGCAGCAATTCTCCTCACATTTCTCTACTGGTACTTTGGACAACTCCTGGCGCTAATCAGACAAGCGAATGACATAATCGTAGTGGCCAAAATCTTCGCCCGCGGGATGATTCCTCAGCTATACGCCTTTGCAATAAGCTGCCCAATGATGAGGTTCCTACAAGCACAGAATATTGTCAACCCTTTGGCTTATATGTCTTCTGGGGTGCTTTTGTTGCACATTTTTCTCACTTGGGCTGTGGTCTGTTTTTTGGACTTTGGGCTTTTGGGAGCTTCTCTTACACTTAGCTTCTCTTGGTGGCTACTGGTTCTATTGCAAGCACTTTACATACTTTTGAGCCCTTCTTGCAAGAGGACTTGGACAGGTTTTTCTGTTAAAGCAGTGTATGGGATTTGGCCTTACTTCAAGTTGACTATTGCTTCTGCTGTTATGCTGTG CCTGGAGATATGGTACAACCAAGGATTAGTACTCATATCAGGCCTCCTCCCCAACCCAACAATTTCCTTAGATTCCCTTTCTATCTG TTTGAATTACTGGACTTGGGACATTGAGTTCATGTTGGGGTTGAGCGCGGCAGTGAG CATTCGGATAGGCAACGAGCTCGGGGCAGGCAATCCAATGGTCGCAAGATTTTCAATGGTGGTGGTTGTAATGATAAGCATCCTTATTAGCATATGTTTTAGTGCAATCGTTATAATTTTCCAAGTTGGATTAAGCAAACTCTTTACAAGTGATGCTGAGGTTATTGCAGCAGTGTCCAATTTGACCCCATTGCTTGCTATCTCTGTCTTCTTAAATGGCGTTCAGCCCATACTTTCTG GAGTGGCCATTGGGAGTGGATGGCAAGCTGTTGTGGCTTATGTTAACCTCACCACTTATTATGTTATTGGTCTGCCTATTGGGTGTGTTCTTGGCTTCAAAACCGACTTAGGAGCTGCA GGGCTTTGGTGGGGAATGATTATTGGAGTTCTTCTACAAACAGCAACTCTAATATTCATAACCGCAAGAACAAACTGGAATTCCGAG GTTGCAAAGGCTGCTGACCGCTTGAAGAAATCTGGTAATGAAGAGGCATTAGAACAATCCGAAGGTGCCTGCTAG